GGTTCTCGATGATTTCACCTGCACCACCTGCGATATTTTTCTGAGGCTTGGCCATCAGACCCCTCATTCCTCCCAGCTGACGGATCTGCTCGCGCGAACCACGTGCACCTGAGTGCATCATCATATAGATAGAGTTGAATCCGCCCTGGTCTGTTTCCAGTTGCTTCATCAAAGTTTCTGTAATACGGGAGTTAACACGCGTCCAGATATCAATAACCTGGTTGTAACGCTCGTTTTCGGTGATAAGACCCATCAAGTAGTTGCTCCAAACGTTTTCAACGTCTGCTTTTGCCTGCTCGATCAGTTTCTCTTTTTCTTCCGGAACCATTACATCGTTCAATCCCATTGACAAACCGCCTTTGAAGGCCATTTGGAAACCAAGTTCTTTGATTTCATCAAGGAATTGAGCTGTACGTGCTACGCCGGCCATTTTGAAAACAAGTCCGATGATTTGCTGCAATTTTTTCTTGGTCAGCAATTCATTGATATAACCAACTTCCTCAGGAACAGCCTGGTTGAACAGGATACGACCTGCAACAGTGTCGGTCAATTTGGTTTCAAAAGTTCCGTCATCGTTACGTACTCTCAGACGGCATTTGATATTCGCGTGTTTCGAAAGTTTCCCTTCATTAATAGCGATAACAACTTCGTCCGGACCGTAGAAGATCTTACCTTCTCCGATAATCGGATATTCAGGAGTACTTACGCGACCTTTCGTTACATAATACAGACCCAAAACCATGTCTTGTGAAGGTACCGTAATCGGCGCTCCGTTGGCAGGGTTCAGAATGTTATGTGACGAAAGCATCAGCATAGAAGCTTCTAAAACGGCTTCCTGACCTAGTGGTACGTGTACCGCCATCTGGTCACCGTCAAAGTCAGCGTTGAATGCAGTACACACCAGTGGGTGCAACTGAATTGCTTTTCCTTCGATCAGCTTAGGCTGGAACGCCTGGATACCTAAACGGTGAAGCGTTGGAGCACGGTTAAGCAGAACAGGATGCCCTTTCAAAACGTTTTCCAGAATATCCCAGATCACAGGATCTTTACGATCTACGATCTTCTTCGCTGATTTTACAGTTTTAACAATTCCACGCTCGATCAGCTTACGAATAATGAACGGCTTGAATAATTCTGCCGCCATATCTTTTGGCAAACCGCACTCGTGCAATTTCAATTCAGGTCCAACAACAATTACCGAACGACCAGAATAATCGACACGCTTACCAAGCAAGTTTTGACGGAAACGTCCTTGCTTACCTTTCAGCATGTCAGAAAGTGATTTCAATGCACGGTTACCTTCTGAACGCACCGCATTTACTTTACGGCTATTATCGAAAAGCGAATCAACCGCTTCCTGCAACATACGTTTTTCGTTACGCAAGATTACCTCAGGCGCTTTGATCTCGATCAGACGCTTCAAACGGTTATTCCGAATGATCACACGACGATAAAGGTCATTCAAATCGGAAGTCGCAAAACGACCACCATCCAAAGGCACAAGCGGACGAAGTTCTGGTGGAATAACCGGAACCATCTTGATCACCATCCACTCAGGACGGTTTTCAATGCGTGTATTTGCATCACGGAACGCTTCTACAACTTTCAGACGCTTCAAAGCTTCTGCTTTACGTTGCTGAGAAGTATCCGTTGCTGCCTGGTGGCGAAGTTCGTATGAAAGCTCGTCCAGTTTGATCCGGTTTAAAAGCATTTCAAGCGCGTCGGCACCCATTTTCGCGATAAACTTATTGGGATCCGTATCCGGAAGCATTTGGTTTTCGCGTGGCAACTTATCGACAATATCCAGATATTCGTCTTCGGTAAGGAAGTCAAGATAGCCTACGCCATCCTCTTCTTTGATACCTGGTTGAACTACGGCATATCGCTCGTAGTAAATTATCTGATCTAATTTTTTGGTAGACAATCCAAGCAGGTAACCGATTTTGTTCGGCAAGCTGCGGAAATACCAAATGTGCGCAACAGGAACTACCAGCTCAATGTGGCCCATGCGCTCGCGACGTACCTTTTTCTCGGTAACCTCTACACCGCAACGGTCGCAGATGATTCCTTTGTAACGGATACGCTTGTATTTACCACAATGACATTCCCAATCCTTTACAGGACCGAAAATCCTTTCGCAGAATAAACCACCCATCTCCGGTTTGTAAGTCCGATAGTTGATGGTTTCAGGCTGGGTTACTTCACCGAAAGAGCTTTCAAGAATAGACTCCGGTGACGCCAGACTGATCGTCATTCTGGAAAAGTCACTATTTAATTTTTTGTTCTTTTTGAAAGACATAATAAAAAGTCGTTTGTCTGTTAGTCGAAACTCAATTAGATTTCATTGATGGCGCGCTTTCGCGCGCCAACGACTAAAATTAGTCCAGTGTAATCTCCAATGCTAGTCCGCGAAGCTCGTGAACAAGTACGTTGAATGACTCCGGAATATTTGGTTTCGGAAGGTTTTCACCTTTCACGATTGCTTCATAAGCCTTTGCACGGCCAACCACGTCATCAGATTTAACCGTAAGGATTTCCTGAAGAATGTGAGAGGCACCAAATGCTTCAAGCGCCCACACTTCCATTTCTCCAAAACGCTGACCTCCGAATTGTGCCTTACCACCCAACGGTTGTTGTGTGATAAGAGAGTATGGTCCGATTGAACGCGCGTGCATCTTATCGTCGACTAAGTGACCGAGTTTCATCATATACATCAGACCGACAGTTACAGGCTGATCAAATTGCTCTCCTGTCAAACCGTTGTACAGATAAGTACGTCCCCAATCCGGTAAACCAGCTTCTTTCAATTCCGCCGCTACCTCTGCTTCTGTTGCACCGTCGAAAATCGGTGTCGCATACCGGCGACCTAGTTTTAAACCAGCCCAGGCCAGGATTGTTTCGTAAATCTGCCCGATGTTCATACGTGAAGGTACACCAAGCGGGTTCAACACGATATTAACAGGCGTTCCGTCTTCCAGGAATGGCATATCTTCGTCACGAACAATACGGGCAACAACCCCTTTATTACCGTGGCGACCTGCCATTTTATCCCCTACTTTCAGCTTACGCTTTTTGGCGATATAAACTTTTGCCAATTTCACGATACCAGCTGGCAGTTCATCCCCTACTTCAAGAGCAAAACGGTCGCGTTTGAATCGGCCCATAATTTCGCTTCTTGCATTCAGGTAATTCTTCAATACCAGTGAAACCTGGCGATTGGTATCTGCATCCTCAGTCCATGAATCTGTCAGCACATCCCCGATGAGGTTAACTTCCTCAGGAACTGCATATTGACTTTCGTCACGGTACGGATTGTTAGCAGGGAACAAGTTCTCCGAGATATTTCTCACATTGAACTTCATTCCTTTGCTGATCAGCTCATCACCAAATTTGTGCTTCACACCCTGTGTGGTTTTACCGTCGGTCAGTTGAACCAGCTTATCGATAATTCTTCCACGCAACGCAGTCAGGTCACGGCTGTATTTTTTCATCAACAGACGCAACTCGTCTTTATGTTTTGCACGCTCTTCTTTAGTTGGGCGAGAGAAAAGTTTTGTATCAATAACAACACCTTTCATTGATGGCGGTGCTTTTTTCGAAGCATCTTTCACATCCCCTGCCTTGTCACCGAAGATCGCACGAAGCAGTTTTTCTTCCGGAGTAGGATCAGATTCTCCTTTTGGAGTGATCTTACCAATCAGAATATCACCTTCTTTCACTTCGGTACCAACCTGAACAATACCATTCTCATCAAGGTTTTTAACAGTTTCCTCGCTAACGTTTGGAATTTCAGCTGTCAATTCTTCCTCACCCCGTTTGGTATCACGCACTTCCAGTTCAAATTCTTCAATGTGAATAGAAGTAAAGATATCTTCGCGAACCACTTTTTCAGAAATTACAATCGCATCCTCAAAGTTGTATCCCTGCCAAGGCATGAACGCTACCAGGAGATTACGTCCCAAAGCAAGTTCCCCGCCTTCGGTACCATAACCCTGGCAAAGTGCCTCGCCTTTCTTTACCTTTTGTCCTTTAAGGACCATCGGTTGCAGGTTGAGGCAAGTATCCTGGTTGGTACGACGGAATTTTACCAGATCATAAGAAACGCTGTCATCTATAAAGCTTACCAGACGGTCTTCATCTGTTCTGTCATATTTAACGACGATTTTCTTTGCATCTACAAATTCAATAACCCCGTCGCCTTCGGCTACTACCAGGGCACGTGAATCCATTGCAACGCGTTTTTCGAGACCAGTACCTACGATTGGCGCTTGTGGGCGCAAAAGAGGCACACCCTGGCGCTGCATGTTAGATCCCATCAATGCACGGTTTGCATCATCGTGTTCCAGGAACGGAATCAGCGAAGCCGCGACAGATACGATTTGGTTAGCAGCAACGTCCATGTAAGACGCTTGTGAAGGATCCACCATTGGGAAATCACCTTCAAAACGTGTCTTGATTTTTTCTACCGTAAAGTTTCCTTCTTTGTCGACAGAGGCATTTGCCTGGGCGATATATTTGGAATCTTCTTCTTCGGCTGTCATGTATATCAGCTCATCGGTCAGTTTACCAGCGCCGTCGATAACGCGGTACGGAGTTTCGATGAAGCCCATTCCATTCACTTTTGCAAATACGCAAAGCGAAGAGATCAGACCAATATTCGGACCTTCCGGCGTTTCAATCGTACAAAGACGACCGTAGTGCGTGTAGTGAACGTCGCGAACCTCAAAACCAGCTCTTTCACGGGAAAGACCGCCAGGCCCGAGTGCAGACATCCGACGCTTGTGGGTAATCTCAGCCAACGGATTGGTTTGATCCATGAACTGTGACAGCTGGTTAGTACCAAAGAATGAGTTGATAACGGAAGACAAAGTCCGCGCATTAATCAAATCAACAGGCTTGAAATCTTCGTTATCACGTACGTTCATACGCTCCTTGATAGTACGCGCCATACGCGCCAGACCTACACCGAATTGTGCGTAAAGTTGTTCACCAACAGTACGAACGCGACGGTTTGACAAGTGATCAATATCATCGACAACCGCTTTGGCATTGATCAAA
This Dyadobacter sp. UC 10 DNA region includes the following protein-coding sequences:
- the rpoC gene encoding DNA-directed RNA polymerase subunit beta'; this translates as MSFKKNKKLNSDFSRMTISLASPESILESSFGEVTQPETINYRTYKPEMGGLFCERIFGPVKDWECHCGKYKRIRYKGIICDRCGVEVTEKKVRRERMGHIELVVPVAHIWYFRSLPNKIGYLLGLSTKKLDQIIYYERYAVVQPGIKEEDGVGYLDFLTEDEYLDIVDKLPRENQMLPDTDPNKFIAKMGADALEMLLNRIKLDELSYELRHQAATDTSQQRKAEALKRLKVVEAFRDANTRIENRPEWMVIKMVPVIPPELRPLVPLDGGRFATSDLNDLYRRVIIRNNRLKRLIEIKAPEVILRNEKRMLQEAVDSLFDNSRKVNAVRSEGNRALKSLSDMLKGKQGRFRQNLLGKRVDYSGRSVIVVGPELKLHECGLPKDMAAELFKPFIIRKLIERGIVKTVKSAKKIVDRKDPVIWDILENVLKGHPVLLNRAPTLHRLGIQAFQPKLIEGKAIQLHPLVCTAFNADFDGDQMAVHVPLGQEAVLEASMLMLSSHNILNPANGAPITVPSQDMVLGLYYVTKGRVSTPEYPIIGEGKIFYGPDEVVIAINEGKLSKHANIKCRLRVRNDDGTFETKLTDTVAGRILFNQAVPEEVGYINELLTKKKLQQIIGLVFKMAGVARTAQFLDEIKELGFQMAFKGGLSMGLNDVMVPEEKEKLIEQAKADVENVWSNYLMGLITENERYNQVIDIWTRVNSRITETLMKQLETDQGGFNSIYMMMHSGARGSREQIRQLGGMRGLMAKPQKNIAGGAGEIIENPILSNFKEGLDVLEYFISTHGARKGLADTALKTADAGYLTRRLHDVAQDVVVVEEDCGSLRGIAISALKDNEDIVEPLSERILGRVSVHDVFDPLSNEMILASGQEITEEIASYIDETSIETVEIRSVLTCETRNGVCAKCYGRSLASAHMVNIGEAVGVIASQSIGEPGTQLTLRTFHVGGTASNISVEANIKAKFDGVIGFEDLRLVQSVNSEGDEVTVVMGRSGEVKITNPETGQLLISNNVPYGAHLLVKDGEKVFKGQELCTWDPYHAVILSEFTGTVSFDAIEEGITYREEFDEQTGFQESVIIETRDKTKNPAIVVKGKSTLLKDQTEKGYNLPVGARLVVKNGVAIKAGQPLAKIPRVVGKTRDITGGLPRVTELFEARNPSNPATVSEIDGVVSYGGVKRGNREIHIESRDGTQRRYMVALSKHILVQDGDFVRAGDPLSDGAITPADILSIKGPTAVQEYLVNEIQEVYRLQGVKINDKHIECIVRQMMQKVEILDAGDTNFLEMQPVDRVLFREENDKILDLKVVEDAGSSETLKPGMIVSVRRLRDENSSLKRRDLKLVVARDAQAAVAKPTLMGITQASLGTESFVSAASFQETTKVLSEAAVRGKRDELKGLKENVIVGHLIPAGTGMRQYESLIVGSKEEFDALTDSRDRQSRKKKELV
- the rpoB gene encoding DNA-directed RNA polymerase subunit beta, producing MATIKATTPRKNFSRINQIIDYPDLLGIQVQSFRDFFSLDTSVEDRSGEGLYKVFAENFPIADSRDNFVLEFIDYLLEPPKYSVDESIDRGLTYAVPLKAKLRLICNDADHEEFETIEQEVFLGNIPYMTERGSFVINGAERVIVSQLHRSPGVFFSMSKHTNGSKLYSARIIPFKGSWIEFSTDVNNVMYAYIDRKKKFPVTTLLRAIGFGSDKDILDLFGLSEEISATPANLKKAVGRRLAARVLRTWTEDFVDEDTGEVVSIQRNEVLLERDSTISADDIDVITESGQKSVILHKEDMNVADYNIIYNTLQKDSSNSDKEAVEQIYRQLRNAEAPDEQTARDVIQSLFFSDKRYDLGDVGRYRINKKLGSDTSLDVRVLTTGDIVSIVKYLIGLINAKAVVDDIDHLSNRRVRTVGEQLYAQFGVGLARMARTIKERMNVRDNEDFKPVDLINARTLSSVINSFFGTNQLSQFMDQTNPLAEITHKRRMSALGPGGLSRERAGFEVRDVHYTHYGRLCTIETPEGPNIGLISSLCVFAKVNGMGFIETPYRVIDGAGKLTDELIYMTAEEEDSKYIAQANASVDKEGNFTVEKIKTRFEGDFPMVDPSQASYMDVAANQIVSVAASLIPFLEHDDANRALMGSNMQRQGVPLLRPQAPIVGTGLEKRVAMDSRALVVAEGDGVIEFVDAKKIVVKYDRTDEDRLVSFIDDSVSYDLVKFRRTNQDTCLNLQPMVLKGQKVKKGEALCQGYGTEGGELALGRNLLVAFMPWQGYNFEDAIVISEKVVREDIFTSIHIEEFELEVRDTKRGEEELTAEIPNVSEETVKNLDENGIVQVGTEVKEGDILIGKITPKGESDPTPEEKLLRAIFGDKAGDVKDASKKAPPSMKGVVIDTKLFSRPTKEERAKHKDELRLLMKKYSRDLTALRGRIIDKLVQLTDGKTTQGVKHKFGDELISKGMKFNVRNISENLFPANNPYRDESQYAVPEEVNLIGDVLTDSWTEDADTNRQVSLVLKNYLNARSEIMGRFKRDRFALEVGDELPAGIVKLAKVYIAKKRKLKVGDKMAGRHGNKGVVARIVRDEDMPFLEDGTPVNIVLNPLGVPSRMNIGQIYETILAWAGLKLGRRYATPIFDGATEAEVAAELKEAGLPDWGRTYLYNGLTGEQFDQPVTVGLMYMMKLGHLVDDKMHARSIGPYSLITQQPLGGKAQFGGQRFGEMEVWALEAFGASHILQEILTVKSDDVVGRAKAYEAIVKGENLPKPNIPESFNVLVHELRGLALEITLD